A genomic stretch from Capricornis sumatraensis isolate serow.1 chromosome 4, serow.2, whole genome shotgun sequence includes:
- the CDPF1 gene encoding cysteine-rich DPF motif domain-containing protein 1 isoform X3: MACETERNPLGVFKCQLCALTAPYSYQGQQPPDSQSVVLLEESYVMRDPFTPDKGRFLIVGSRCSMCGRLVCVGPECSLFYSKRFCLPCVQDNVDAFPQEIQQDLEKRKVPSTRPASQRSSQP, encoded by the exons ATGGCGTGTGAGACAGAGCGAAACCCCCTGGGTGTGTTCAAGTGCCAGCTCTGTGCCTTAACAGCTCCGTACAGCTACCAGGGGCAACAGCCCCCTGACAGCCAGTCTGTCGT CCTCCTGGAGGAGAGCTACGTGATGAGGGACCCTTTCACCCCCGACAAGGGCAGATTCCTGATCGTCGGCTCGAGGTGCAGCATGTGCGGCAGGCTGGTGTGTGTGGGCCCG GAATGCAGTTTATTCTACTCGAAGAGATTTTGCCTCCCCTGTGTCCAGGACAACGTGGATGCTTTCCCTCAGGAAATTCAGCAAGacttggagaaaaggaaagtcccCTCCACGAGGCCTGCCAGCCAGCGCAGTTCTCAACCATGA
- the CDPF1 gene encoding cysteine-rich DPF motif domain-containing protein 1 isoform X2, giving the protein MSPGLGIAAAEAAEMACETERNPLGVFKCQLCALTAPYSYQGQQPPDSQSVVLLEESYVMRDPFTPDKGRFLIVGSRCSMCGRLVCVGPECSLFYSKRFCLPCVQDNVDAFPQEIQQDLEKRKVPSTRPASQRSSQP; this is encoded by the exons ATGGCGTGTGAGACAGAGCGAAACCCCCTGGGTGTGTTCAAGTGCCAGCTCTGTGCCTTAACAGCTCCGTACAGCTACCAGGGGCAACAGCCCCCTGACAGCCAGTCTGTCGT CCTCCTGGAGGAGAGCTACGTGATGAGGGACCCTTTCACCCCCGACAAGGGCAGATTCCTGATCGTCGGCTCGAGGTGCAGCATGTGCGGCAGGCTGGTGTGTGTGGGCCCG GAATGCAGTTTATTCTACTCGAAGAGATTTTGCCTCCCCTGTGTCCAGGACAACGTGGATGCTTTCCCTCAGGAAATTCAGCAAGacttggagaaaaggaaagtcccCTCCACGAGGCCTGCCAGCCAGCGCAGTTCTCAACCATGA